The bacterium DNA segment TGTGCCACCAAGTGACCCGACCGGCGTTCGGACTGCGTGTGTGATTACAGCTTCTACGCTCATCTTTGCCTCCTCTAGTGAAAACGTGACTTAACTAGCAGCGCCGGCCTGGCCGGCGGGTTGTTGCATATTGAGGAACGCAGGGTCGATATATATGTCCGCCTTGTCCTTTAGACCCTCGAGCCAGGCCGCAAGGGCCTTGTCCTCTTTGTTCGACCGCATCTCTTGCACCAGTTGAGGCTTCTTTCCGGCGAACTCATCTGGATTGAACTGGGAGTGCTCAACCACACTGAAAACCACGTAGCGGCTGCGGAGATTGATCGGGCCGCCCACGCCGCCAACCTTCGCCTCAAATGCCTTCTTGACGAACTCATCGCTCTGGCCGATGCCTCGCACATAGCCGTCCTTAGTGAACGGGTTGGTCTCCTTGACCGTAAGGCCCCACGCTTTTGCCGTCTTGTCGAACGACGCCTGGTCCTTCACCTTCTGCGCAAACTCGGTCGCCTTCTTCTGGGCAATATCGTCGCTCTCTCGTCTAGTCCAGTCTCGCTCGACCTTCTCCTTAGCCTGGTCAAACGGCAGGACCATCGAGGGCTTCTCGCCGAGCAGCTTCATCACAAAATACCGGTCCCTGCCCCCAACCACCGGACTGACCGCGTCCTTCGACAACCCCAACGCAGCGCTTGCAAACTGAAACGAGCGCCCAATCCCCTTGATCTCGCCCGAGCGATCGAAGAAGTCCGTCGTCACAACCTCAAGGCCATTTGCCTTTGCGAACCCCTCAAGATCATTCGATTCTCCTATCTGCTTATGCAGATTCTCCGCCGCTTCTTTGGCCAACTCGAGCGACTTTTCGCCCGTCAACTTCGCCCGGACATCCTCCTTCACCTCGTCGAAATTCTTGAGCTGGGCCTCTTTGCTGCCCTCGAGCTTGATGATGTGATAGCCGAACTTAGTCCTGACAACGTCGCTTATCTCGCCCACCTTCAGCGCGAAGGCAGCGTCCTCAAAGGGCTTGGCCATCTGACCCCGACCAAAGAAGCCCAGGTCGCCGCCCTTCGGGGCAGAAGGCCCCTCAGAGCTCTTCTCGGCCAGCTTGGCGAAATCCTCACCCGCACTCGCTCTGACCAACAATGCCTCGGCTTTCGTCTCGGCTGCATGCTCAACTTCCTTGCTCGCCCCCTCGGGAACCTTGATCAGGATATGCCGGGCGCGCACCTGCTCCTCTTGCGTGTATTCCTTTTCGTGATCGTCATAGTAATCGCGGAGATCGTCCTCCGTCAGCTGCACCTGCGACTTGTAGCCCTTGGGCTCGAAGAGCACATACTCAACATTCACCTCCCGCGGGCTCTTGTATTCTTCCTTCTGCGATTCGTAAAGCTCTTTGAGCGCAGCGTCGCTCGGTTTAAGACCCTTGCCAAGCTCCCTACCGTTGAACTCGACAAACTTGCAGCTGACCTTCTCGTTCTCCTTGATGTATTTGGCTTTGACCTCATCGTCGGTTATCCTGACCGTCGCGCGGATGAGGTCCTCAAGCTTCGTGAGCTTCTGACTCTGTCGAACACTGTTCTCATAAGCCTCTGGAGGCACCCGCTGCATCGAGAGAAGCCGCATGTAAAAATCAGGCCTGAACTTGCCATTCTCGTCCAAAAAAACGGGCGTCTTCTCAATGACTGACCTGACCTCGGCATCGCTCACCACAATCCCCAAACTGTCGGCCTGGTGGAGCAAGAGGTGCCGGCGAATCAGCCCCTGCATGACGCGATTGGGAAGGTTTAGGTTCTCCAGCATTTCAGGCGTCAACTGATCCTTGTAAATGCTGCGGTAGTAGTCCGCATAACGCCGCATTGCAGATTGATACTCGCCGGGGGTTATCTGCTCCCCGTTGACCGACGCCATCACAGAGCTCTCATCGTGGCTAATCCCACGATCACCGGCGCCCCAGACGAGGAATATCGTTCCGACGAAAGCCGCTATCACAATCCAAAGGAGCACAGAAAGTTTCTTCATATGCTTGCGCATCGCCAGCAGCACCATCTCTAGTTCCCTCCTGAGATAGATGTGAAACTGCGCAGGCATTCTGAGCCATAAACCGCACCCTCGGCAGAACCCGGCACATCCCTCAAAGCAAAGCGAGCATCCATTCTAGCCCCCAAACAACTCCATGTCGCCCGCCTTTCAACGGGAGACCCGCCGAACCCTAATTCACTGCAAACGCTTGATCCTGATCCCATCCTTTGTGTCCTCTATAATGATTCCCCTGTCTCTCAACTGCTCACGAAGTCTGTCTGCATAGGCCCAGTCCCGGGACCTCCGCGCCTCACGTCGCATCTTGATGAGTTCATCCTCCTCTTGCGAGAGCTCAACCTCCTCACCAAGCTCAATCACGCCGACCACAGAGTTAATACGCTCAAGAAGGCTCTCAATGGAGCTCCTGTCATTCTCGCTTATCTCCCCCCCATGCATCAGCTCGTTCACTGATCTGATAAATGTGAAAAAAACGCCCATAGCTTCTGAAATGTTGAGGTCGTCGTCCATCGCCGCCTCGAACTCGCGCTCGCATTCACTGATGGACTGCGCGACCGCGGGACCGTCGCTATTTGAACAGCTGGCCGAGCGCAGGCTTCTCACGAAGCCGTCTATCCTTGCAAGCGGACCCGCTGCCTGCTGTAGCGCATCAAGGCTGAAGTTCAGCTGCTTGCGGTAGTGCGCGGACAGTAGGAAGTAGCGAACTTGACGTGGTTCGTAACCCATCGCGGTGATCTCACGCAACGTGTAGATGTTGCCGGCCGATTTGGCCATCTTGCTCCTGTCCATCAAGAGGTGCTCTGAATGCAGCCAATAGCGGGCAAGCGGTTTCCCTGTCGCCGCCCTGGACTGTGCGATCTCGTTCTCGTGATGGGGGAACATGTTATCGACTCCGCCGGTGTGGATGTCAAACGTCTCCCCCAGGTATCTCATGCTCATTGCAGAGCACTCGATATGCCAACCCGGCCTACCAGTGCCAAGCTCTGTGTCCCAAGACGGCTCACCCGGTTTCGCCGCCTTCCAAAGCGCAAAATCCCTAATGTCCTGCTTCTCATACTCGTCCCGGTCAACCCTAGAACGAACCTGACAAAGAGTCGGTTTCACCCCCGTAAG contains these protein-coding regions:
- the cysS gene encoding cysteine--tRNA ligase translates to ATGRGIVAVFAPSGYACGYPWSALRARASALHPRGSRNVPRSNLIVGEAPVACKDERGCAILNVESAGSEEVRLKSLPRGGDLFCSGPSGQLVSESFGMLHLFNTISRRDEEFVPLNPPNVGLYTCGPTVYSYIHIGNLRTFLFEDLLRRYLKFKGFKVTQVMNVTDIDDKTIKGANEEGISLGEFTSRFTRAFFEDISAVGIELAEHYPRATEHIGDMVSLIGRILRNGYAYESDGSIYFDVSKFKPYGALTGVKPTLCQVRSRVDRDEYEKQDIRDFALWKAAKPGEPSWDTELGTGRPGWHIECSAMSMRYLGETFDIHTGGVDNMFPHHENEIAQSRAATGKPLARYWLHSEHLLMDRSKMAKSAGNIYTLREITAMGYEPRQVRYFLLSAHYRKQLNFSLDALQQAAGPLARIDGFVRSLRSASCSNSDGPAVAQSISECEREFEAAMDDDLNISEAMGVFFTFIRSVNELMHGGEISENDRSSIESLLERINSVVGVIELGEEVELSQEEDELIKMRREARRSRDWAYADRLREQLRDRGIIIEDTKDGIRIKRLQ
- a CDS encoding peptidyl-prolyl cis-trans isomerase, encoding MVLLAMRKHMKKLSVLLWIVIAAFVGTIFLVWGAGDRGISHDESSVMASVNGEQITPGEYQSAMRRYADYYRSIYKDQLTPEMLENLNLPNRVMQGLIRRHLLLHQADSLGIVVSDAEVRSVIEKTPVFLDENGKFRPDFYMRLLSMQRVPPEAYENSVRQSQKLTKLEDLIRATVRITDDEVKAKYIKENEKVSCKFVEFNGRELGKGLKPSDAALKELYESQKEEYKSPREVNVEYVLFEPKGYKSQVQLTEDDLRDYYDDHEKEYTQEEQVRARHILIKVPEGASKEVEHAAETKAEALLVRASAGEDFAKLAEKSSEGPSAPKGGDLGFFGRGQMAKPFEDAAFALKVGEISDVVRTKFGYHIIKLEGSKEAQLKNFDEVKEDVRAKLTGEKSLELAKEAAENLHKQIGESNDLEGFAKANGLEVVTTDFFDRSGEIKGIGRSFQFASAALGLSKDAVSPVVGGRDRYFVMKLLGEKPSMVLPFDQAKEKVERDWTRRESDDIAQKKATEFAQKVKDQASFDKTAKAWGLTVKETNPFTKDGYVRGIGQSDEFVKKAFEAKVGGVGGPINLRSRYVVFSVVEHSQFNPDEFAGKKPQLVQEMRSNKEDKALAAWLEGLKDKADIYIDPAFLNMQQPAGQAGAAS